From the genome of Hominilimicola fabiformis:
GAATCTTGCACCCGTTGCGGACGTTTCGACAAATCCGTCTGATTATATGTATGACAGAAGTCTTGGACAAAATGCGGAAGTTACGGCTGATTTCGTTTCAAAGACGGTAACGGCAATGAATAACGCAGGAATTATGAGCGTATTAAAGCATTTTCCCGGATATGGCGGTGTAGGCGGTGACAGTCATCAAGGCACTGTTTATGACGACAAAACTGCCGAGAGTATACGCGAAAACGACTTGCTTCCGTTTAAAGCCGGAATTGAGGCAGGTGCAAGCAGTGTGCTTGTGGCACATAATACGGTAAATGCACTTGACAGTGAAAACCCCGCGTCACTTTCGCCGACAATTCACAATATGCTCAGAGATGAGTGCGGTTTTGACGGTGTTATAATGACAGACGACATTGCTATGGGTGCAGTCGCAGATATGGAGAATGTATACGTTAAAGCGGTAAATGCGGGTAACGACTTACTTATAACGACCGATTATCAAACAGGTTATAATCAGATTTTAAATGCGGTTAAATGCGGTGAAATCAGTGAAGAGACACTAAACAGTGCAGTAGAGCGAGTGCTTAAGATGAAAGGGCAAATATAAAACAAAGGCTGTCGAAATCGACAGCCTTTTATAATGTCTGTAATTTATCAGCCTTTGATTAGGTTTTCGTAATCGTCCTCAGGCATTGGCTTTGCACAATAGAAACCTTGAATTGTATCGCAATGCATTTCTTTCAATAAATCGTATTGATTTTTTGTTTCAACACCCTCTGCCGTAACCGACATTTGAAGTGTATGTGCAAGCGATATTGTGCTCAAAACAATGGCCTTTGACTTATCGTCTGTTTCCAGTTTATCGACAAAACGTTTGTCAAGTTTAACGATGTCACAAGGCAGAAGATTAAGCATATTAAGTGAAGAATACCCGCTGCCGAAGTCATCAAGTAAAACTTTAATTCCGTGCTTTTTACATTGCTTTGTAAGCGAAATAAGCAAGCTTTCGTTTTCTGCAAGAATACTTTCGGTAAATTCAACTTCAATCAGATTTAGCGGTATTCCGTACTTTTCAACCGTCTTGATATGATCCTCAACAAAGTTTTCGTCCAATAACTGCAGGAGTGATACGTTTACCGATATTGGCGAAACGTCATAGCCCAAATCAAGCCATTTTCTGATTTTGGCACAAGTTTCTTCAAGCACATATTTGTCAAGCTTAATAATATCGCCGTTCTTTTCAAACAGCGGTATAAACATACCCGGTGAAATTATTGTTCCGTTAGGTTTTTGCCAACGTACAAGAGCTTCTGCACCGTCAAATTTGTTTGCGTTAATATTGAATTTAGGTTGGAAATAAACCTTAAATTCTTTGTTTTTAATAGCATCCTCAAAGCCGTTTTCAATCGTTTTCTGCATCATAATATCATTACGTTGCTTTGAAGAATATATTGCATATTGCGATTGTGAGGACTGTCCTTTCAAATGCTTTTGTGTTATTCTTGCACGATTAAGCATTGAATTTATCTTCATATCTCTGTCATCCACAAGATAAATTCCGACAGATACCGTCATATTATATACACCGCCTGCCGGACTGTATAATTTAAGCGAGTTAAAGAAATCTGCGCAAGCGTTATCTAACGACTTAGTATTGTCGTATGTGATTAATGCGACAAAGTGGTCGTCAAAAATTCTTGAACACAATTCTTTTGGCTCAAGTCGCTTATAAATGGCAGACCACAAAAATTTTAAAGCTCTGTCGCCTTCGTCATCACCGAAAAAGTCATTGATATATTGAAAATTGTTTATATCAAGGTTAATTAAAGCATAATTTTCATCTGGATTGTCTTTCAGTGTTTTCTCAGCCTCAAAAACAAATTTTGTATATGACATACCGCCTGTAAGACTGTCAACGTAAGCCATTTCCTCAAGCTGCTTTTGACTGGTGGTTTTTGCTTTGATTGCCGTATGCAATAGGTAGAAAAATACGATTGAGCAAAATACGATGAACAGGTAACAGCATATAAGAATTTGAGTTGTGTACTTTGTCACAACGTTTTTTGGCACAACGGTAAGTATGTACCAGTCGTTTATATTAAGCGGTGTATAATAAATGTATTTTTCAATGCCGTTAAGCATTATTATTCCGTCTGATTTACCTTCTTTTAAATCGGCTTGCATTTGCTGTATGGCACTGTCATTTTTGCTTGACGCTTGACTCATTTCATCAAACAGATTGTCGAATGTCAATCCGAATGAACCATTATGAGATGAACCGACAATTCTTTTTCCGTCGCTGTCAATGACGTAAGAATATCCTTTGTTTTCAAATGTAGGCGTTGAAATTGAATCTGCATATCGGGAAGTCAGATATGTAGAGAAAATTACGAATTTATTTTCGCCGTCTATTCTTATGGGTGTAGTGCATACAAGAAATGTAAAATCATTATATGAATCGCAAAAGAATTTAGTTTCTTCGCTGTTAAAAGCCTCTTTTGTATTAGGAAATTGAGATAAGTCGATTTCGACTCCGTTTATGTCGGTAAGCTTGCCGTCAGGTGTTATAATTCCTAAAAGATGCTGTTGATCATCGATTTGGCTATGCTTTAAAAATGTAAGAATATCGTCAAAAGAGGCATAACCCAATTTTTCTATATAAGATGCCGCATTTTCTATGATTTTTGCATCTCTTCCGAGTTCAAGACTGAAAATAGTCTGATTTTGGTGTGAAATTTCAGAAAGAGTAGAAATCGTTCGTTGATTTGCCGCATAGGTAATATAACTGGCATAGCTGATTATAACAATAGCAATAGTGACAAGCAGGGCAATTGGAAGTCTCAATCTTTTTGATATTGTTTTTTTATACATATATTCTGTGCCTCCCCAAAAAAGAAAATATGAATAATTAATTATAAGTATAATTATATTATCATAATAGGCAGAACAGTGCAATAATTTCAAATAAAAAAACACATATAAATGTGTTTTTTTGGGGATTTTACACTAATATATATCCGATAATGAGTCGATGTTTGTGCGGTCAAACATAATCGGGTCGCCGAGTATTATTTCGCTTGCATTGTCCTTGTCAGCGGTGATTGTCTTTTCGCCGAGTGAACCGGCGGTAAATGTTTCACCTATGCTGCCTGTTATTTCATTTTCGTCAAGGGCTTTAAGCGTGTAGGCGGTAAGGTAGCCGAGATCGGTCGTATTCCATATGTACAATCTGTCGCACGTTCCGTCTTTTATGTATTCGGATAATTCACTCGGAAAACCAAGTCCTATAAGATTTACATCCTTGCCGGATTCTTTAAGTGCTTTGGCGGCGGAACTCAAGCCTATTGTCGTAGGAACGATAATAGTTTTAATAGCGTCATTTTGCAAAAGATATTGTGTTTCCGTGTAAGATTTGGTTGCATCATCATCGCCGTAAGCTATTTCGATAAGAGGCATATTGCTGTATTTTTCGGGATTTTCTTCTATTTCGAGCTTTAGATAGCGTATCCATTGATTTTGATTCGGTGCACTGCCTGTGGAAGTTAAAATCGCAAAACCGCCTTCACCGTTTGAAACGTCATACGCACTCTTTATAAAATTTCGTCCGAGTACTTCCGGATCGGCTTGTTGAATATGCGTTTTTCGTGAAATTGAATTTACGGGTGCATCAACCGATATTACTTCAATGCCTGAATTCAGAGCCTCGGTAAGTGAAGATTCAAGTGCGTCGGCATCGTTGGCGGAAATGGCAATTCCGTCCACGTTATTATCTATAAGTTCGTTTATAATTTCAATTTGTTTGTCGGCAGTTGCGGAAGTAGGCGCTTTGTATATCGCTTCAATGCCTATTTCGTTGCAGGCACTTTCAAAACCCTCAAAAACTTTTTGGCTATACGGATTTTGTATATCTTTTCCGACAAAAGCATAGACGGTTTCATTTGCTGATTTCTCCGAAGGAGAAGGAGTCGATTCGCTCTGCGGAACAGAACACGCAGTAAGCAATGAAATGCTTATCGCCAATATAGAGGGAATTGAAATTAACTTTTTTATATATTTCTTCATAAGTGTTTCCTCCTCTAAGTCATACATTTTATATTAGTAATATTATACACCATAAAAACATAAAAATAAATATAAATATCAGTCAAAAATAACCAAAAAAAATCTTTTTTAAAAAAATAAAAATTTTTTTAAAAAAAGTGTTGACAAAGTAAAAAAGGTCTGCTATAATAGTCAATGTTGTTGGCCGACACAACAGGTCAGCGCAAATGGGAGTTTAGCTCAGCTGGGAGAGCGTCT
Proteins encoded in this window:
- a CDS encoding glycoside hydrolase family 3 N-terminal domain-containing protein, which produces MKKTISIIIIIAMCAMFASCGGVKNEVSDTEQPTLMDTMSLEEKVGQILFVRCVEDEQTDDLMSIKPGGILMFGRDFEGLTKDEVKEKIQSYQDKSDIPLIIGADEEGGTVVRVSSNPNLAPEKFKSPQEIYNEGGMDAVVENATEKSELLLSLGVNMNLAPVADVSTNPSDYMYDRSLGQNAEVTADFVSKTVTAMNNAGIMSVLKHFPGYGGVGGDSHQGTVYDDKTAESIRENDLLPFKAGIEAGASSVLVAHNTVNALDSENPASLSPTIHNMLRDECGFDGVIMTDDIAMGAVADMENVYVKAVNAGNDLLITTDYQTGYNQILNAVKCGEISEETLNSAVERVLKMKGQI
- a CDS encoding bifunctional diguanylate cyclase/phosphodiesterase; this encodes MYKKTISKRLRLPIALLVTIAIVIISYASYITYAANQRTISTLSEISHQNQTIFSLELGRDAKIIENAASYIEKLGYASFDDILTFLKHSQIDDQQHLLGIITPDGKLTDINGVEIDLSQFPNTKEAFNSEETKFFCDSYNDFTFLVCTTPIRIDGENKFVIFSTYLTSRYADSISTPTFENKGYSYVIDSDGKRIVGSSHNGSFGLTFDNLFDEMSQASSKNDSAIQQMQADLKEGKSDGIIMLNGIEKYIYYTPLNINDWYILTVVPKNVVTKYTTQILICCYLFIVFCSIVFFYLLHTAIKAKTTSQKQLEEMAYVDSLTGGMSYTKFVFEAEKTLKDNPDENYALINLDINNFQYINDFFGDDEGDRALKFLWSAIYKRLEPKELCSRIFDDHFVALITYDNTKSLDNACADFFNSLKLYSPAGGVYNMTVSVGIYLVDDRDMKINSMLNRARITQKHLKGQSSQSQYAIYSSKQRNDIMMQKTIENGFEDAIKNKEFKVYFQPKFNINANKFDGAEALVRWQKPNGTIISPGMFIPLFEKNGDIIKLDKYVLEETCAKIRKWLDLGYDVSPISVNVSLLQLLDENFVEDHIKTVEKYGIPLNLIEVEFTESILAENESLLISLTKQCKKHGIKVLLDDFGSGYSSLNMLNLLPCDIVKLDKRFVDKLETDDKSKAIVLSTISLAHTLQMSVTAEGVETKNQYDLLKEMHCDTIQGFYCAKPMPEDDYENLIKG
- a CDS encoding substrate-binding domain-containing protein → MKKYIKKLISIPSILAISISLLTACSVPQSESTPSPSEKSANETVYAFVGKDIQNPYSQKVFEGFESACNEIGIEAIYKAPTSATADKQIEIINELIDNNVDGIAISANDADALESSLTEALNSGIEVISVDAPVNSISRKTHIQQADPEVLGRNFIKSAYDVSNGEGGFAILTSTGSAPNQNQWIRYLKLEIEENPEKYSNMPLIEIAYGDDDATKSYTETQYLLQNDAIKTIIVPTTIGLSSAAKALKESGKDVNLIGLGFPSELSEYIKDGTCDRLYIWNTTDLGYLTAYTLKALDENEITGSIGETFTAGSLGEKTITADKDNASEIILGDPIMFDRTNIDSLSDIY